From Bifidobacterium sp. ESL0790, one genomic window encodes:
- a CDS encoding NUDIX hydrolase: MTADSSSEVAQLQREVNQRLDESPDDIDMEAPASIVSSETKYRGAIFHVDDMVVELKKRDGGAICIHRQIVRHPGAVVMLVRDVKRDRYLVEREYRVGPNGFAYGLPAGLIDDGESVKTAALRELREETGVVPDGEDSIRIRNIANTYSSEGMTDELSHVLGVDLDGFTQGARHFDRDEHVQSAWVTWDELKGVGLKGANSVVAIESEELRRLKSELGK, encoded by the coding sequence ATGACGGCGGATTCTTCTTCTGAAGTGGCCCAACTGCAGCGTGAGGTCAACCAACGGCTGGACGAGTCGCCGGACGACATCGACATGGAGGCTCCGGCCAGCATCGTCAGCAGCGAGACCAAATACCGCGGCGCCATCTTCCATGTGGACGACATGGTGGTGGAGCTCAAGAAGCGCGACGGGGGAGCCATTTGCATTCATCGGCAGATCGTGCGTCATCCGGGCGCGGTGGTCATGCTGGTGCGCGACGTCAAACGTGACCGTTACCTGGTCGAGCGCGAGTACCGCGTGGGGCCCAACGGGTTCGCATACGGCTTGCCGGCTGGGCTGATTGATGACGGCGAATCGGTGAAAACCGCCGCGTTGCGCGAGCTGCGCGAGGAGACCGGCGTCGTGCCTGACGGCGAGGATTCGATTCGTATCAGGAACATCGCCAATACATACTCGTCCGAGGGTATGACCGACGAGCTGTCGCATGTGCTCGGTGTGGACCTGGATGGTTTCACGCAAGGGGCGAGGCACTTCGACCGCGATGAGCACGTGCAGTCCGCGTGGGTCACTTGGGACGAGCTGAAGGGCGTCGGGCTCAAAGGCGCCAATTCCGTCGTCGCCATCGAGTCCGAGGAACTGCGCCGCCTCAAGAGCGAGCTCGGGAAGTAA
- a CDS encoding response regulator, whose translation MVMDQILTDEELKAAAQSDGADVAKNVEQVVKEEDGKPRKPTVVVAEDESVNRMDLVAMLEDNGYEVVGEAANGEEAVELTRKFRPDVVCMDVKMPRMDGITAAGTICDENIAPVVMLTAYSQTDLVKQATGAGAMAYVTKPYEESKLLPALEVAMGRFAEINDLLDSVETGENKLKKSEAQVKELEEKLKKAEGSLEERKLVDRAKGLLMDKADFSEQGAFRWIQKTSMDQRIPKKRLAMAIIAKYGDKKPEPTER comes from the coding sequence ATGGTTATGGATCAGATTCTTACAGATGAGGAATTGAAGGCCGCCGCCCAGAGTGATGGGGCGGACGTCGCCAAGAACGTCGAGCAGGTCGTGAAAGAAGAGGACGGCAAGCCCCGCAAGCCCACTGTGGTGGTGGCGGAGGACGAGTCCGTCAACCGCATGGACCTGGTGGCCATGCTCGAGGACAACGGCTACGAGGTCGTCGGCGAGGCTGCGAACGGCGAGGAGGCGGTCGAGCTCACGCGCAAGTTCCGCCCCGACGTGGTGTGCATGGATGTGAAGATGCCCCGCATGGACGGCATCACCGCCGCCGGCACGATCTGCGACGAGAACATCGCCCCCGTGGTCATGCTCACGGCCTACTCGCAGACCGACCTGGTCAAGCAGGCCACGGGCGCGGGCGCGATGGCCTACGTCACCAAGCCCTACGAGGAGTCCAAGCTCCTGCCCGCCCTCGAGGTGGCCATGGGCCGCTTCGCCGAGATCAACGACCTGCTTGATTCGGTGGAGACCGGCGAGAACAAGCTCAAGAAGTCCGAGGCCCAGGTCAAGGAACTTGAGGAGAAGCTCAAGAAGGCCGAGGGCTCGCTCGAGGAGCGCAAGCTCGTCGACCGCGCCAAGGGCCTGTTGATGGACAAGGCCGACTTCTCCGAGCAGGGCGCGTTCCGCTGGATTCAGAAGACCTCCATGGACCAGCGCATCCCCAAGAAGCGCCTCGCCATGGCGATCATCGCCAAGTACGGCGACAAGAAGCCGGAGCCGACCGAGCGCTGA
- a CDS encoding ABC transporter permease — protein MGLHQRTETSGLLSFIICAAIGAGAMQACVSLLPAGLMLSRRLFVACSIIIASCGTVSFIIGYAHRSNSLNPRNRWFAILRRVFEILALATVYASTLFLTAFAALSFVNNLMGAMFRDYLVAVCAGASGVAGYLTFVQAELMDAKTLASLLPFFVVSGVSVAGLTTDDPNWFNNNFSQLGDRTTFAARMFDSTLILAGICIVIVSYFAVSELVTTYRQRQVWHQSQGPLQSSKIKHYKARLICLSAMLTFSGAAFVGVGTFRYTPHPKLHNFSAHSLVVVMGLLLILLPWLAPQLSLAIYAAGYLGIAVCGVVLVQWLNGTNTMTNVEALAGLVFLGWFIMFSRQIAAIEADRVIAQVLHQNGVISGEKSGTDMGMDTDTVSKADTDKTGKGNKPNNHPVEEIPDTIEIRHRLHSRIASTL, from the coding sequence ATGGGACTGCACCAACGCACGGAGACATCGGGACTGCTCTCCTTCATCATCTGCGCGGCCATCGGCGCGGGCGCGATGCAGGCGTGCGTCTCGCTGCTTCCCGCCGGCCTCATGCTCAGCCGCCGCCTCTTCGTGGCCTGCTCGATCATCATCGCGTCGTGCGGCACGGTCTCGTTCATCATCGGCTACGCGCACCGCTCCAACTCGCTGAACCCGCGCAACCGCTGGTTCGCCATCCTGCGCCGCGTCTTCGAGATTCTCGCATTGGCCACGGTCTACGCCTCCACCCTCTTCCTGACGGCCTTCGCGGCGCTGAGCTTCGTCAACAACCTCATGGGTGCGATGTTCCGCGACTACCTCGTGGCCGTGTGCGCGGGCGCGTCGGGCGTCGCCGGCTACCTCACCTTCGTGCAGGCCGAGCTGATGGACGCCAAAACGCTCGCCAGCCTCCTCCCCTTCTTCGTGGTCTCGGGCGTCAGCGTCGCGGGCCTGACCACCGACGACCCGAACTGGTTCAACAACAACTTCTCCCAGCTCGGCGACCGCACCACCTTCGCCGCGCGCATGTTCGACTCCACGCTCATCCTGGCGGGCATCTGCATCGTCATCGTCAGCTACTTCGCGGTCTCCGAGCTCGTCACCACCTACCGCCAGCGCCAGGTATGGCACCAAAGCCAGGGCCCGCTGCAATCCAGCAAAATCAAGCACTACAAGGCGCGTCTGATCTGCCTTTCGGCCATGCTCACCTTCTCCGGCGCGGCGTTCGTGGGCGTGGGCACGTTCCGCTATACGCCCCACCCGAAGCTCCACAACTTCTCGGCGCACAGCCTGGTGGTGGTGATGGGCCTGTTGCTCATCCTGCTGCCGTGGCTCGCCCCGCAGCTCTCGCTGGCCATCTACGCGGCCGGCTACCTTGGCATCGCGGTCTGCGGGGTCGTGCTGGTGCAATGGCTCAACGGCACGAACACCATGACCAACGTGGAGGCGTTGGCCGGGCTCGTGTTCCTGGGCTGGTTCATCATGTTCTCGCGCCAGATCGCGGCCATCGAGGCGGACCGTGTGATCGCCCAGGTGCTGCACCAGAATGGCGTTATTTCGGGCGAGAAGTCGGGTACGGATATGGGTATGGATACAGATACGGTCAGTAAAGCGGATACCGACAAGACAGGCAAGGGCAACAAGCCGAACAACCATCCCGTCGAGGAGATTCCCGACACCATCGAGATTCGTCATCGTCTGCATTCGCGCATCGCGTCAACGTTGTAA
- the polA gene encoding DNA polymerase I: protein MGDKQAVNGDEGDKTTQDNNEATTAVNAANAKDSKESQEPSGAKASKGSKGTLLVVDGHSLAFRAFFALPVENFSTSSGQPTNAVWGFANMLAQVLESEKPDHLAVAFDMAGGTFRNKMLPQYKGTRDAAPEELLSQLPIIQEMLKALGVKYVEKKGYEGDDIIGTMASMGEHADYKTLVLSGDRDAFQLIDDDITVLYPGHHFKDLKHMTPQAVIDKYHVTPQQYPDLAAMRGETADNIPGVPGVGDGYAAKWINQYGGLEGVIEHADEIGGKKGQSLRDNIDQVKLNRKVNAVLRDLDLGATIDDFTLGGMDMAEVDKIFRKLEFGARSKRRITKAFNGGVDPAESSERDTDDEDDEVTLVEPKVTHIADAKALHAWIEQHIAANFTAEPTADNASEHVDKLDEQAFIDGPAGPELIDRDMLCAKAVTKSWILNAEGVAKPGRSSLEAVTILSGDEAAMLPAAPLNFTRGVSGELLKPADADGSLQAIRDEIQNLLDRFHSTMVVNGYKEHLHILAAAGLRMRRPLFDTKLAGYLVHPDFHAENLEKAAEHFLRVDVADLGLEAQGELDLDGGAAQTEIDKTDEKTYATHVAIVRALADTLKKPIDERRQFGLLRSIEIPVSQVLYGLEGAGARVDMARLHELLEEFAAEAEQAQSIAFEAAGHELNLQSPKQLRELLFDEMGLKPSRRTKSGSYTTNAATLQNLYVRYANDEKASNFLGALLRHRETNKLKQIVQTLSDSVNPRDGRIHTTFEQTVAATGRLSSVDPNLQNIPNRNATGREIRSAFVPGEGYESLLSCDYSQVELRIMADLSGDESLIEAFKSGADFHRYVASLVYGIPVDEITPDQRSHVKAMSYGLAYGLSTYGLSQQLKISPAAADVLKAKYFATFGKVHDYLESLVATAREKGYTETMFGRRRYFPGLRSNRRVIRDAAERGALNAPIQGSAADIMKIAMIRADHALREAGVKSRVILQIHDELVLEVAPGESEQVSKLVRDAMEHAVDLKVPLDVSIGIGDDWQSAAH from the coding sequence ATGGGCGACAAGCAAGCTGTGAACGGCGACGAAGGCGACAAGACTACCCAGGACAACAACGAGGCCACAACGGCCGTGAATGCCGCGAACGCCAAGGATTCCAAGGAATCTCAGGAACCTAGCGGCGCGAAGGCGAGCAAGGGCTCGAAGGGCACGCTCCTGGTGGTGGACGGCCATTCGCTGGCCTTCCGCGCCTTCTTCGCGCTGCCCGTGGAGAACTTCTCCACCTCGTCGGGCCAGCCGACCAACGCGGTGTGGGGCTTCGCCAACATGCTCGCCCAGGTGCTTGAGAGCGAGAAGCCCGACCATTTGGCCGTCGCCTTCGACATGGCCGGCGGCACGTTCCGCAACAAGATGCTGCCGCAATACAAGGGCACCCGCGACGCCGCTCCCGAGGAATTGCTCTCGCAGCTGCCCATCATCCAGGAGATGCTGAAGGCGCTGGGCGTCAAATACGTGGAGAAGAAGGGCTACGAGGGCGACGACATCATCGGCACCATGGCCAGCATGGGCGAGCACGCCGACTACAAGACGCTCGTGCTCTCCGGCGACCGCGACGCCTTCCAGCTCATCGACGACGACATCACCGTGCTCTACCCGGGCCACCATTTCAAGGACTTGAAGCACATGACCCCGCAAGCGGTCATCGACAAATACCATGTCACCCCGCAGCAATACCCGGACCTGGCGGCCATGCGCGGCGAGACCGCCGACAACATTCCCGGCGTGCCCGGTGTGGGCGACGGCTACGCGGCCAAATGGATCAACCAGTACGGCGGCCTGGAAGGCGTCATCGAGCACGCCGACGAGATCGGTGGCAAGAAGGGGCAATCCCTGCGCGACAACATCGACCAGGTCAAGCTCAACCGGAAGGTCAACGCCGTGCTGCGCGACCTCGACCTCGGGGCCACCATCGACGACTTCACGCTCGGCGGCATGGACATGGCCGAGGTCGACAAGATCTTCAGGAAGCTCGAGTTCGGCGCGCGCTCCAAGAGGCGCATCACCAAGGCGTTCAATGGGGGAGTCGATCCCGCCGAATCCTCCGAGCGGGATACGGACGACGAGGATGACGAGGTCACCCTGGTCGAGCCCAAGGTGACACATATCGCCGACGCGAAGGCGCTGCACGCCTGGATCGAGCAGCATATCGCCGCGAATTTCACCGCCGAGCCGACCGCAGACAACGCCAGCGAGCACGTCGACAAGCTTGACGAGCAGGCCTTCATCGACGGGCCCGCCGGCCCCGAGCTCATCGACCGAGACATGCTCTGCGCCAAGGCCGTCACCAAGTCTTGGATCCTCAACGCCGAAGGCGTCGCCAAACCGGGAAGGTCGAGCCTCGAGGCCGTCACCATCCTTTCGGGCGACGAGGCCGCGATGCTGCCCGCCGCTCCGCTCAACTTCACCCGTGGCGTCTCCGGGGAGCTGCTGAAACCCGCCGATGCGGATGGCAGCTTGCAGGCGATACGCGATGAGATTCAGAATCTGCTTGACAGGTTCCATTCGACGATGGTCGTCAACGGGTACAAGGAGCACCTGCATATCCTCGCTGCCGCGGGGCTTCGGATGCGTCGGCCGCTCTTCGACACCAAACTCGCCGGCTATCTGGTCCATCCTGATTTCCACGCCGAGAACCTGGAGAAGGCCGCCGAGCATTTCCTGCGCGTCGACGTCGCCGACCTGGGGCTGGAGGCGCAAGGCGAGCTCGATCTGGACGGCGGGGCCGCACAAACCGAAATCGACAAGACCGACGAGAAGACCTACGCCACCCATGTCGCCATCGTGCGCGCGCTTGCGGACACGCTCAAGAAACCGATCGACGAACGCCGCCAGTTCGGCCTGCTGCGTTCCATCGAGATTCCTGTCTCGCAGGTCCTCTACGGGCTGGAGGGCGCCGGCGCGAGGGTCGACATGGCGAGGCTGCACGAGCTGCTCGAGGAGTTCGCCGCCGAGGCCGAGCAGGCCCAGTCCATCGCTTTCGAGGCCGCCGGTCACGAGCTCAACCTGCAAAGCCCCAAGCAGTTGCGCGAACTGCTCTTCGACGAGATGGGACTCAAGCCCTCCCGCCGCACGAAATCCGGCTCCTACACCACCAACGCCGCCACGTTGCAGAACCTCTATGTGCGATACGCCAACGACGAGAAGGCCAGCAACTTCCTCGGCGCGCTGCTGCGGCACCGCGAGACCAACAAGCTCAAGCAGATCGTGCAGACGCTTTCGGACTCGGTCAACCCGCGCGACGGGCGCATCCACACCACCTTCGAGCAGACCGTGGCCGCCACCGGACGTCTGAGCTCGGTGGACCCGAACCTGCAGAACATCCCCAACCGCAACGCCACCGGTCGCGAGATCCGCTCCGCGTTCGTGCCGGGCGAGGGCTACGAGTCGCTGCTCAGCTGCGATTACTCGCAGGTCGAGCTGCGCATCATGGCCGACCTCTCCGGCGACGAGTCGCTGATCGAGGCGTTCAAGTCCGGCGCCGACTTCCATCGCTACGTCGCCAGCCTCGTCTACGGCATCCCCGTCGACGAAATCACCCCCGACCAGCGCAGCCACGTCAAGGCGATGAGCTACGGGCTGGCCTACGGGCTGAGCACCTACGGCCTCTCGCAGCAGCTCAAGATCAGTCCGGCCGCCGCCGACGTGCTCAAGGCCAAGTATTTCGCCACGTTCGGCAAGGTGCACGATTACCTGGAGTCGCTGGTGGCCACCGCCCGCGAGAAGGGCTACACCGAGACGATGTTCGGTCGCCGTCGCTATTTCCCGGGGCTGCGTTCCAACAGGCGTGTGATCCGTGACGCCGCCGAGCGCGGGGCGTTGAACGCGCCAATCCAGGGCTCCGCCGCCGACATCATGAAGATCGCGATGATCCGTGCCGACCACGCCCTGCGCGAGGCCGGGGTGAAAAGTCGGGTCATCCTGCAGATTCACGACGAACTTGTGCTCGAGGTCGCGCCGGGGGAGAGCGAGCAGGTCAGCAAGCTCGTGCGCGACGCCATGGAGCACGCCGTCGACCTCAAGGTGCCGCTGGACGTCTCCATCGGCATCGGCGACGACTGGCAGTCCGCCGCGCACTGA
- the pyk gene encoding pyruvate kinase, producing MRKAKIVDTIGPASESLENLTELVKNGMDVARLNRSHGTTDDHLKVYNNVREASKTTGRNVAALVDLQGPKIRCGWFKKNADGEDKVQLKAGQEFVITTDDIEGDEHITSTTFKGLPGDCHPGDPILIDDGKVRLEVTKVEGNNVHTKVVVAGPVSSHKGINLPGVAVSLPALTEKDEADLRWAIQTGADIIAMSFVRFATDIDRAHEIMDEEGRRIPVVAKIEKPQAVENLEEIVKAFDGIMVARGDMAVEMPFEEVPLVTKRCIELAREYAKPVIVATEVLGSMVNSPIPSRAEASDCANAVLDGADATMTSNETAVGKYPAETVNTMARISGYATEHGFDRIPSISNLDMSSTGAVSSAAVDLADKINAKAIVAYTQTGSTVHRVSRERPAAPIYGITNNEHTYHWLALSWGTEAFCVSEDYHEKNRHQLMIFTDNLLRKAGKVVNGDKIVVLSSAQGEHKAGRTDSVYVHTVGACDND from the coding sequence ATGAGGAAAGCAAAGATCGTAGACACCATCGGGCCGGCGAGCGAATCGCTGGAAAACCTGACCGAACTGGTGAAGAACGGCATGGATGTCGCGCGCCTCAATCGCTCGCACGGCACCACCGATGATCATCTCAAGGTTTATAACAACGTCCGCGAGGCCTCCAAGACCACGGGCCGCAACGTCGCCGCCCTCGTCGATCTGCAGGGCCCGAAGATTCGCTGCGGCTGGTTCAAGAAGAACGCCGATGGCGAGGACAAGGTGCAGCTCAAGGCCGGCCAGGAGTTTGTCATCACCACCGACGACATCGAGGGCGACGAGCACATCACCTCCACCACCTTCAAGGGACTTCCCGGCGATTGCCATCCCGGCGACCCGATTCTGATCGATGATGGCAAGGTCCGTCTCGAGGTCACCAAGGTCGAAGGCAACAACGTGCACACCAAGGTCGTCGTCGCCGGCCCGGTCTCCAGCCACAAGGGCATCAACCTGCCCGGCGTCGCCGTGAGCCTGCCCGCGCTGACCGAGAAGGACGAGGCCGACTTGCGTTGGGCCATCCAGACCGGCGCCGACATCATCGCGATGTCGTTCGTCCGCTTCGCCACCGACATCGACCGCGCCCATGAGATCATGGACGAGGAGGGCCGCCGCATCCCGGTGGTCGCCAAGATCGAGAAGCCGCAGGCCGTCGAGAACCTCGAGGAGATCGTGAAGGCCTTCGATGGCATCATGGTCGCCCGTGGCGATATGGCTGTCGAGATGCCGTTCGAGGAGGTGCCGCTGGTCACCAAGCGCTGCATCGAGCTCGCCCGCGAGTACGCCAAGCCCGTCATCGTGGCCACTGAGGTCCTGGGCTCCATGGTCAACTCGCCGATTCCGTCGCGCGCCGAGGCCTCCGATTGCGCCAACGCCGTGCTTGACGGCGCCGACGCCACCATGACCTCCAACGAGACCGCTGTCGGCAAGTATCCCGCCGAGACGGTCAATACCATGGCCCGCATCTCCGGCTATGCCACCGAGCACGGTTTCGACCGCATCCCGTCGATCTCCAACCTCGACATGTCGAGCACCGGCGCCGTCTCCTCGGCCGCCGTCGACCTGGCCGACAAGATCAACGCGAAGGCCATCGTGGCCTACACCCAGACCGGTTCCACCGTGCACCGCGTCTCCCGTGAGCGTCCGGCCGCCCCGATCTACGGCATCACCAACAACGAGCACACCTATCACTGGCTGGCTCTGAGCTGGGGCACCGAGGCCTTCTGCGTGAGCGAGGACTACCACGAGAAGAACCGCCACCAGCTGATGATCTTCACCGACAACCTGCTGCGCAAGGCCGGCAAGGTCGTCAACGGCGACAAGATCGTCGTGCTGAGCTCCGCCCAGGGCGAGCACAAAGCCGGTCGCACCGACTCGGTCTACGTGCACACCGTCGGCGCCTGCGACAACGACTGA
- a CDS encoding Nif3-like dinuclear metal center hexameric protein: protein MTEQEKPSLARVVGVLETLYPLEYAEDWDHPGLIVGDLRDHVGRIVFAADPTMATIDRALAARADLLICHHPLLFRSVHEVSGNGVHGAIVGKLYRAHCALWVGHTNADVAYRGVAQAAADAFGLTNQRPLVDSGVTQHGQAVGLGRVGELAQPLRLRDFASTVARFVPSTTYGIQVAGDLDALVRKIAVLPGSGDSNFDDVRACGADVYVTSDLRHHPATDALEQARYEASLRRDGIGMDNDATSASADDVNAVSPSTMRPALINTPHSAIESMWFNYALDDIAGAVAEKSGYRPETLWLKESTDPWQMVLGLGDSR from the coding sequence ATGACGGAACAGGAGAAGCCGAGTCTGGCGCGGGTCGTCGGGGTGTTGGAGACATTGTATCCGCTGGAATACGCGGAGGATTGGGACCATCCCGGCCTCATCGTGGGTGATTTGCGCGACCATGTCGGCCGTATCGTCTTCGCCGCCGACCCTACCATGGCCACCATCGACCGGGCTCTGGCCGCGCGGGCCGACCTGCTGATCTGCCATCACCCGTTGCTTTTCCGCTCGGTGCACGAGGTCTCCGGCAACGGCGTGCACGGTGCGATCGTCGGCAAGCTCTACCGGGCGCACTGCGCGCTGTGGGTGGGGCACACTAACGCCGACGTGGCCTATCGTGGCGTCGCGCAGGCCGCTGCTGATGCGTTTGGGCTGACCAACCAGCGTCCGCTCGTCGACTCCGGCGTCACCCAGCATGGCCAGGCCGTCGGGCTCGGGCGTGTGGGGGAGTTGGCGCAGCCATTGCGCCTGCGTGATTTCGCCTCGACCGTCGCCAGGTTCGTGCCCTCGACCACATACGGGATTCAAGTGGCCGGCGACCTCGACGCCTTGGTGCGCAAGATCGCGGTGCTGCCGGGTTCCGGGGATTCGAATTTCGACGACGTTCGGGCTTGTGGGGCGGATGTGTATGTCACCAGCGATCTGCGTCATCACCCAGCCACCGACGCGCTGGAACAGGCGCGGTATGAGGCCTCGCTGCGCCGGGACGGCATTGGCATGGATAACGATGCTACTAGTGCAAGTGCCGATGACGTGAATGCTGTGTCGCCCTCGACCATGCGCCCGGCGCTGATCAACACCCCGCATTCGGCCATCGAATCGATGTGGTTCAACTATGCCCTTGACGACATCGCCGGCGCGGTCGCTGAGAAGTCCGGCTATCGTCCGGAGACCTTGTGGCTCAAGGAAAGTACCGACCCGTGGCAGATGGTTTTGGGGCTCGGGGATAGTCGGTGA